In the genome of Mercenaria mercenaria strain notata unplaced genomic scaffold, MADL_Memer_1 contig_700, whole genome shotgun sequence, one region contains:
- the LOC128554737 gene encoding uncharacterized protein LOC128554737, giving the protein MSTEEERYRCKSFIIPFERYPRVHYFKARINDFWKRLITVIGRLPRNVRDESVLQCIEDLNKTLDKKLNVIVIGEEDVTLENLCISTECIDDMETGSTSSCVTVIICQAVIEALDEKSVKIMVLVAQQISKTVRSIDMIDSVLIFCKAKGTFTDGERTTFRDDVNREIESSTGLFVNTSNIIISTEIGDLKSKISSIYETRIIEVFVKIRLFLSLFVTKNRRVAQKQHDALENKLMLKAVLNFFRNGFSICDFMCIQDTTSKKSFLNQIIGRLARHVRCTIIPPVASKHMLPNWLCAELLNEIKFEDVLIKSISNKSRYLLCKLERICISAKTIKRNITNGKHVSDSAIWNVSHCLSFDFIQYPLQRDFKEAASKTESTMSSLRRLLNVMGKMIYEIDGYLKQTIVQYVPVPNKEPTINIPDRLRRDILAMDGVYGIGTIYGEIEIHLLRDTENEDAIPNLAARLQSLMREYHLQNAYKIKQIKQ; this is encoded by the exons ATGAGTACTGAAGAAGAGCGGTACCGGTGTAAAAGCTTTATCATTCCTTTCGAGAGGTACCCAAGAGTGCACTATTTTAAAGCCAGGATAAATGACTTTTGGAAAAGATTGATAACAGTTATAG GAAGACTCCCAAGAAATGTACGTGACGAAAGTGTGTTGCAGTGTATTGAAGATCTGAACAAAACCCTTGACAAGAAGTTGAATGTAATTGTAATTGGAGAAGAAGATGTCACCCTCGAAAATCTTTGCATATCAACGGAGTGTATAGATGATATGGAAACCGGGTCTACTTCGTCCTGTGTGACTGTTATCATCTGCCAAGCAGTTATTGAAGCTCTGGACGAGAAAAGTGTAAAG ATAATGGTGTTGGTCGCACAACAGATATCAAAAACCGTAAGAAGCATCGATATGATAGATTCAGTCCTCATTTTTTGCAAAGCCAAGGGAACGTTCACAGACGGAGAAAGAACGACGTTTCGAGATGACGTAAATCGGGAAATTGAATCATCTACCGGTCTTTTCGTGAACacatcaaatataattatttcgACCGAGATTGGCGATCTCAAAAGTAAAATATCATCCATATACGAAACACGCATAATCGAAGTGTTCGTGAAAATACGTTTATTTCTAAGTCTATTTGTCACGAAAAATCGCCGAGTAGCTCAGAAGCAACACGACGCTCTGGAGAATAAACTAATGTTAAAAGCAGTCTTAAACTTTTTTCGAAATGGGTTTAGCATATGTGATTTCATGTGCATACAAGATACTACCAGTAAGAAATCTTTTCTCAATCAAATAATTGGACGTTTGGCTAGGCATGTTAGATGCACAATAATACCTCCCGTAGCTTCAAAACATATGCTGCCAAACTGGTTATGTGCTGAACttcttaatgaaataaaatttgaagatGTTCTTattaaatcaatttcaaacaaatctcGATACCTTTTGTGTAAACTGGAACGTATTTGTATATCGGCTAAAACGATTAAACGAAATATCACAAATGGCAAACATGTATCTGATTCAGCAATTTGGAATGTTTCGCATTGTTtgtcatttgattttattcaatatcCTCTTCAAAGAGACTTCAAGGAAGCAGCATCGAAGACAGAAAGTACAATGTCTTCTCTGAGACGTTTATTGAACGTAATGGGTAAAATGATTTACGAAATAGACGGGTACTTGAAACAAACCATTGTACAGTATGTTCCAGTTCCTAATAAAGAGCCTACCATAAATATACCGGACAGACTACGACGTGATATACTGGC aatggATGGTGTCTATGGTATTGGAACAATTTATGGAGAAATAGAGATCCACTTATTGAGAGATACAGAAAATGAGGATGCAATTCCAAATTTAGCAGCTCGTCTCCAGTCACTGATGCGAGAATATCACTTACAAAATGCGTACAagattaaacaaataaaacagtaG
- the LOC123544461 gene encoding uncharacterized protein LOC123544461, with product MSVYPTYQHVFSSWEVYPRIHYFQKRFNDLLVRFNRIIGALPESFRENSVEKVLEKIRSDFDSGLQITVIGKEDIDDATLVISDDRKTQTHDAKESQKHEDAQLSVVVCHIDLESLDEQALRNTTAVIEFAQKVSHPCSVLLLKCDTKSIFSEEAIYEFKNAILEQGKQGLRQEDILIRSKASVLQKRISDKLEEKITDGFSKISSFLQSFESDDNIRNEFTGDVNKSDGVVKAIRDFLQNFQRLKDLRDLTNGIEIVDETFTYRVLHHLCHVIRCAAVPVFARKYNQQLWVCNRLLHEIEFEEALVDSVSRNTRYHLSKIEKALDENKNGKFIFLLYPLQEDMKSTFEDVEKKFSGMQRLSLVTKKMLFETNGYIKQTNLGLAAVAGKESVPAEISDDLRDNLLSIQGVYGLGTIYGKLEVHLDLSHIEDKAETNEMESDNTDNSKPTETDLQSLNFSSENTTASRCDYNLETVYGKLEGSHDVNLMTDEEKEHTIHSDGKDDNSRQADTDMQTSNGEDNKTRGYDDDKNISTTITENGTQNLELIKTEIAEQLKKNCYYLPYTVKCISRKPEVAKGSFEPGDRLLSPTKEEGNFTFGTIGGYVFSREKKKRLYGLTCLHVVGVDGNVYTDNGKEKELFGKYRKGMENSTASFIDIAAVEVTPTLQEKYKNYLEKEMTRVTKVKVSHEKTNDLTGRYVYKFGAATGVTEGTILCENYSLFDSKARSYLIVIDPLAADKKLEYITNVFTSVRRAPSSTANRAVAQLSSGASQLVKRSKGQTDSQLPSDANNVVALSSTASQDIGQPPIIASQLRKSGVSPRKTNPFRSGNQIDTRSSNKSNETAEQQSNSTHQSVALSDTECQSGARCSATEFQSVARSSDTEIQSIKQSSNIECESVTRSSDTQRQYGARVSFTESHSFAQCSHTESLKTTNLNEMVAHSSSTASQQYKQSSSGAWQTVSKSSVIGIQTILLPNKSDSQTITQTLSSDVSKTIQFKRMAVSKSPNTACQTFRKLTDSTTQTVAKLSVDVNQTDEQLLEYSSQAATELLHRANKRPGYEMKTDEVHQNENLKGYNYTIKDDALPSIGRNEIHIDSNMRNMKLNAALYVDEATMTQVSKEVDILDLNDEIQEKDSFVKVNAKDTYANKQNPITPPQELKFTPDVKESRAEGHTHADPNTLVYVRDIHSVTESDEIKSRDLKGVFSRNGDSGAIICTPDPSCGLTCLAVSMLTGGDLEISGHQGLKSLSFTLRKGLDIICKQCDIEFETVGGKSEK from the exons atgaGTGTCTATCCAACATATCAACATGTGTTTTCCTCCTGGGAGGTCTACCCACGGATACATTATTTCCAGAAACGATTTAATGATCTACTTGTAAGATTCAACCGAATAATAG gaGCTCTGCCGGAAAGTTTCAGAGAAAACAGTGTAGAAAAAGTGCTGGAAAAAATCAGGTCTGATTTTGATAGTGGTCTACAAATTACAGTGATAGGAAAAGAGGATATTGACGACGCAACGTTGGTGATATCTGATGACAGAAAAACACAAACACATGATGCTAAAGAATCACAGAAACATGAAGATGCACAGTTAAGCGTTGTTGTTTGCCACATCGATCTCGAAAGTCTCGACGAGCAGGCACTAAGG aatACCACTGCGGTTATTGAATTTGCACAAAAGGTTTCCCATCCATGTTCTGTTCTATTACTCAAGTGTGACACTAAAAGCATTTTCTCAGAGGAAGCGATTTACGAGTTCAAAAATGCTATTCTTGAACAAGGAAAACAGGGTCTGCGACAAGAGGATATACTCATTAGATCTAAAGCTAGCGTTCTGCAAAAACGAATATCGgataaacttgaagaaaaaattaCAGATGGATTTTCAAAGATCAGTTCATTTCTACAAAGTTTTGAATCAGACGACAACATACGCAACGAATTTACCGGGGATGTAAATAAATCGGATGGAGTCGTAAAAGCAATTCGTGATTTTCTACAGAATTTTCAAAGACTGAAAGATTTAAGAGATCTGACAAATGGAATAGAAATAGTGGATGAGACATTTACCTACCGCGTCCTCCATCACTTGTGTCACGTGATAAGATGTGCAGCAGTTCCTGTATTTGCAAGGAAATACAATCAGCAACTATGGGTTTGTAATAGATTACTACATGAAATAGAGTTTGAAGAAGCTTTGGTTGATTCTGTTTCCAGGAATACTCGGTATCACCTGAGTAAGATTGAGAAAGCTCTCGACGAAAATAAGAATGGCAAATTTATTTTCCTCTTATATCCGCTTCAGGAAGACATGAAATCGACTTTTGAAGACGTCGAAAAGAAGTTTTCAGGTATGCAGCGTCTTTCATTGGTAACTAAAAAGATGCTGTTTGAAACAAATGGTTATATAAAGCAGACAAATTTAGGACTTGCAGCTGTTGCCGGAAAAGAGTCAGTTCCAGCTGAAATAAGTGATGATCTTAGAGACAACCTCCTGTC CATACAAGGTGTTTATGGTCTGGGAACAATATATGGCAAACTGGAGGTTCATCTTGATCTAAGCCATATTGAAGATAAAGCAGAAACGAACGAAATGGAATCTGACAATACCGATAACTCGAAACCAACTGAAACGGATTTGCAAAGTTTAAATTTTAGCAGTGAAAACACCACAGCAAGCCGCTGTGATTATAATCTTGAAACAGTATATGGCAAACTCGAGGGAAGCCATGATGTAAACCTCATGACAGACGAGGAAAAAGAGCATACCATACATTCTGACGGCAAAGACGATAACTCAAGACAGGCAGATACGGATATGCAAACCTCAAACGGCGAAGACAACAAAACAAGGGGATATGACGACGACAAGAACATATCCACTACAATCACAGAAAATGGAACGCAAAATCTGGaacttattaaaactgaaatAGCGGAACAGTTAAAAAAGAATTGTTACTATCTGCCCTACACAGTAAAATGTATCTCTAGGAAACCGGAGGTAGCTAAAGGCTCTTTTGAACCAGGTGATCGATTACTCAGCCCAACAAAAGAAGAGGGTAACTTCACATTTGGAACGATAGGAGGATACGTTTTCTCTAGGGAGAAAAAGAAAAGGTTGTACGGCCTTACGTGTTTGCATGTTGTCGGTGTAGACGGAAATGTTTATACGGATAACGGAAAAGAAAAAGAACTTTTTGGTAAATATCGAAAAGGAATGGAAAACAGTACCGCTTCATTTATTGATATAGCTGCGGTTGAAGTTACTCCGACCTTACAAGAGAAATATAAGAactatttagaaaaagaaatgacACGTGTAACAAAAGTGAAGGTATCGCATGAGAAAACAAATGATCTGACCGGGCGTTATGTTTATAAATTTGGTGCGGCAACTGGAGTAACGGAAGGTACAATATTGTGTGAGAACTACAGTTTATTTGACTCAAAAGCTCGTAGTTACCTCATAGTAATTGATCCTTTAGCGGCAGATAAAAAGCTCGAGTATATTACGAATGTGTTTACCTCGGTACGAAGAGCCCCGTCAAGCACTGCAAATCGAGCAGTTGCACAATTATCGAGTGGCGCAAGTCAGTTAGTTAAACGATCTAAAGGACAGACTGACTCGCAACTACCTTCCGACGCAAACAACGTAGTCGCTCTATCGTCGACTGCAAGTCAGGATATCGGTCAACCGCCAATCATTGCAAGTCAACTGCGGAAGAGTGGTGTAAGTCCAAGAAAAACAAATCCATTTCGTAGTGGGAATCAAATCGACACACGATCGTCCAACAAATCAAATGAGACAGCCGAACAACAGTCCAACAGTACACATCAATCAGTCGCTCTGTCAGACACTGAATGTCAGTCTGGTGCACGATGTTCAGCCACCGAATTTCAGTCTGTTGCACGATCTTCAGACACCGAAATTCAGTCAATCAAACAATCTTCAAACATCGAATGTGAGTCTGTCACAAGATCCTCAGACACCCAACGTCAGTATGGCGCACGAGTTTCATTCACTGAAAGTCATTCATTCGCACAATGTTCACATACTGAGAGTCTCAAGACTACCAATTTGAACGAAATGGTCGCGCATTCATCAAGCACTGCAAGTCAGCAATACAAACAATCGTCAAGCGGTGCATGGCAGACCGTCTCAAAATCGTCAGTAATTGGAATTCAGACGATCCTGCTACCAAACAAAAGTGATAGCCAGACCATCACACAAACTCTAAGTTCAGATGTCTCaaaaacaatacaatttaaaaGAATGGCAGTCTCAAAATCACCAAACACTGCCTGTCAAACGTTTAGAAAACTGACAGACAGTACTACCCAAACAGTTGCTAAATTGTCAGTCGATGTTAATCAAACAGACGAGCAATTGTTAGAATATTCAAGCCAGGCAGCGACAGAATTGTTACACAGAGCAAATAAACGTCCCGGATACGAAATGAAAACAGATGAAGTTCATCAAAATGAAAATCTCAAAGGTTACAATTATACCATAAAAGATGACGCGCTTCCTAGCATAGGCCGGAACGAAATACACATTGACAGCAATATGAGAAACATGAAACTGAACGCAGCCCTTTACGTTGATGAAGCGACTATGACACAAGTTTCGAAGGAGGTCGACATCTTAGATCTGAATGatgaaatacaagaaaaagattcttttgTCAAAGTTAATGCAAAAGATACATATGCAAACAAGCAGAATCCAATA